The Sediminicola sp. YIK13 genomic sequence GTTTATTTTCATAGTGTACGATATGATTAAGTTTTAATTATCATAATGTGAAGAATATGGCTTAGGCACATGGGCAGGGATTAGAAATAATTGCAAGAAAATAGCCTCTTGTAGTGCACCTCGGCAAGAGCAATGAATAAATTGTTTTTGCTTTAAAAATCACCTAGTAAAGTTATATTCATTTCTCATTAGCCATTCCTCCCCAGTATCAAATTTCACCTCTTTTCTGATAATAAAACGTTTTGGTCCCATGATATAAATTGCTCTTATCAGCGCTTTTTGATTGTTGTCTTTACCGTAATATTCAGTCGTGATTTCGATCTCATTATCTGTCAATGTTTTTCTTGAAATCACCTTAGCTTTATTTACTTGCAGACCATCTTTGGAGATTTTAATTTTATCCTTGCTATTTGCATTGGGTTCATTTGGATATCTAAAAAGTAGTTGCGCATGATATTTATTATTTCCTAAGCCAACCGTTACATCAGCAGGCATAGTATACGGCTTATTTGTAGTGTAATCTACATAAGTAAGACTTCCGTGCCATTCTCCTACTATTAAACTTAGATCATTAGGGGATATCTTATTTTGAGCAATATTTACTTGGGCAAAAAAAAACGTGAGGACAACAAAAATTTTGGTCAAGAATAATTTCATCATTTTTAATTTTTAAAACTGGTTATTATTTCCAAACTGGACCCTCATTTCTTCCGGTCGTATTGGTCAATTGTGTCTTTTGTTTCGTTTCGAGGTTGATTTTCCAAATATTATAAACTCCTTTTGTACCTGCGGTATAGACCAACCACTTTCCATTTGGTGACCAATCAGGAGAGTAACATTCAATCGTATCATTCGTCAAATTATATAAATTGCTTCCATCTGAATTCATAATAAATAAATCCCATTGATTGTTCTTTGCCCCGTAAAAGGCTATTTTTTTACCATCCGGAGAAAATTTGGCACCTGAATCATAACCCTCCTTATTCGTTAGTCTTTGTACGTTGCTTCCGTCCGAATGCATAATATGTATTTCCCCATTGGCAGCGTGTGAATCGTCTGTGGAATCTCTTAACTGTCTTGTGAAAATAATTTTCTGCCCATTGGGAGACCAAGCTGGACTTTCTTCGTAGAATTTGTTTTGAGTAAGACGTTTTATGTTGGAACCATCCTTGTTCATCATATAGACATTTCTACTCAACGAATCTCTTTCACTCATAAACAATACCAAATCGTTATTAGGGGAGGGAGCAGGAAGCACATCAGCAGCGGGATGATCTGTTAAACGATTTAATTTTTTTCCGTTGGTATCTACACTGTAGATTTCTGCATTACCATCTCTTTTGGAATAGAAATATAGAAGTGAACCATCGGAAGACCAAGACGGACTGAAATCAAGAGAATCATTGTTTGTCAAATTTTGAAGGTTCCCTCCATCAATATCCATCAAATAGATTTCAGCATTTCCATCTCTATTGGTCACAAAGGAAATCCTCTCTTTTGCTGAAGAGTCCGAGTCATTATGTTGTTTTGAATCTTTACAAGAAACAACCAACAACAAGATTAGTGCTATTAAAAATTTATTCATGTTACGCTTTGTTCGATGCCTTTACTTGATTGATTATTTTACGGTTTGACATTGGAAATTGGCAACTTATTTTATTTTTCTCTCATATGGCCGACCCAATGCTTCTGTTAATAATATCCACTGAATTATGGTTGCTGCCACAGCAATTTTTACAAGCCAATTAAACCCACTGCCTAACTTAAAAAAGAGCAGAGCA encodes the following:
- a CDS encoding TolB family protein, which encodes MNKFLIALILLLVVSCKDSKQHNDSDSSAKERISFVTNRDGNAEIYLMDIDGGNLQNLTNNDSLDFSPSWSSDGSLLYFYSKRDGNAEIYSVDTNGKKLNRLTDHPAADVLPAPSPNNDLVLFMSERDSLSRNVYMMNKDGSNIKRLTQNKFYEESPAWSPNGQKIIFTRQLRDSTDDSHAANGEIHIMHSDGSNVQRLTNKEGYDSGAKFSPDGKKIAFYGAKNNQWDLFIMNSDGSNLYNLTNDTIECYSPDWSPNGKWLVYTAGTKGVYNIWKINLETKQKTQLTNTTGRNEGPVWK